The proteins below are encoded in one region of Scleropages formosus chromosome 19, fSclFor1.1, whole genome shotgun sequence:
- the LOC108927551 gene encoding vesicle-associated membrane protein-associated protein A-like, with product MSKSEQVLILDPPSDLKFKGPFTDVVTTNLKLRNPSDKKVCFKVKTTAPRRYCVRPNSGIVEPGTSVTVSVMLQPFDYDPNEKSKHKFMVQTIVAPPNVSDLEAVWKDAKPEDLMDSKLRCIFELPSDNDKMNDVASPVLNAAKADGSLVTKASCSSLDDTEVKKLMEECKRLQCEASKLADENRTLKDRGLSMRSAPPMESFVSNTRVAAGRDHSSGSLPSLLVVIAAIFIGFFLGKFVL from the exons ATGTCCAAGTCGGAGCAAGTTTTAATTCTCGATCCACCGAGCGATCTCAAGTTTAAAG GACCCTTTACCGACGTAGTGACCACAAATCTCAAGTTGAGGAACCCTTCAGATAAAAAAGTATGTTTCAAAGTGAAGACCACAGCACCTCGCAGGTACTGCGTACGGCCAAACAGCGGCATCGTCGAACCCGGCACCAGCGTCACAGTCTCCG TGATGCTGCAGCCGTTTGATTACGATCCCAATGAGAAAAGTAAACACAAGTTTATGGTACAGACCATCGTTGCTCCGCCGAATGTTTCGGACTTGGAAGCCGTG TGGAAGGATGCAAAACCTGAAGATCTGATGGATTCCAAGCTGAGGTGCATCTTTGAGCTGCCATCTGATAACGATAAGATG AATGATGTTGCCAGCCCTGTGCTTAATGCTGCAAAAGCAGATGGTTCCTTAGTCACCAAGGCGAGCTGCTCCTCCCTGGATGACACAGAGGTGAAGAAGCTCATGGAGGAGTGCAAGAGGCTCCAGTGCGAAGCTTCCAAACTTGCCGATGAGAATCGAACCCTGAAG GACAGGGGCTTGAGCATGAGGAGCGCTCCACCCATGGAAAGCTTTGTATCGAACACACGTGTCGCAGCAGGCAGAGACCACAGCTCCGGCTCTCTCCCCTCCCTGCTCGTCGTCATCGCTGCCATTTTCATCGGATTCTTCCTGGGGAAGTTCGTCTTGTAG